A single Loxodonta africana isolate mLoxAfr1 chromosome 24, mLoxAfr1.hap2, whole genome shotgun sequence DNA region contains:
- the WFDC13 gene encoding WAP four-disulfide core domain protein 13, translating to MKPLLLQLLLFCLALKSVPGNIKERLKKYILDPPPCKSAPENCAQVCIYHKDCQVGLECCSSFCGIVCSRKKKPTSKR from the exons ATGAAGCCGTTGCTTCTCCAGCTCCTGCTGTTCTGCCTAGCACTGAAGTCGGTGCCTGGGAATATCAAGGAACGCCTTAAGA AGTATATCTTGGACCCCCCGCCCTGCAAATCTGCACCAGAAAACTGTGCCCAAGTCTGTATATATCATAAAGATTGCCAAGTAGGacttgagtgttgttcttccttCTGCGGGATAGTATGTTCAAGGAAGAAAAAGCCAACGAGCAAGAGGTAA
- the LOC100662111 gene encoding WAP four-disulfide core domain protein 10A, whose product MAPRALLPILLLCVLLLQVQGGPHNRHQRTQLKIQACEKRPSIHLCSRLCEYHQECQANNICCSTFCGNICMSLL is encoded by the exons ATGGCACCCCGGGCTCTGCTGCCCATCCTGCTCTTGTGTGTGCTGCTGCTGCAGGTCCAGGGAGGGCCCCACAACCGCCaccagaggacccagctaa AAATCCAGGCCTGTGAGAAGCGGCCGAGCATACATCTGTGCAGTCGCCTCTGTGAATATCACCAGGAGTGTCAAGCCAATAACATATGCTGCTCAACCTTCTGCGGAAACATCTGCATGAGCCTCCTGTGA